The DNA window ATACAACGAGAACGTTGCACGTTCTTCATGTTTTGAACTGCGAGAGTTGAACGCAGACTACATGTTTGATTAGTTGATGTTCTCATAAGCTTGTGTGCACTTAATTGCGAATATGCACACTGTTGTCAAACACCACGTCGTATTCCGCACTTCGGTACAGCCGCTGCTTTCATTCAGAAGCGCACAGCAGTTTTGTTCAAATGATAAAGGTAAGTAGTCAGCTACTGTATAGCTGGACAGTTTCGTAACTGTACTCATAACATTGAGGGATATATGCGTGGAACGCATGTTAGCATATCTAAGAGCACAGAGCTTCGTATGGCAAGatgaaatgacataaatattCCAAAGAGGACTGCACTTTCATAATCACGGAGGCTAAAGAATGTTTATAGTAACTCGCTGGCAGCCGGAGCCGGCCGGTGCGATAAATGCTGCTTGATCACTTATGAGACAAGGAGGCAAAACTGTCTGACAGACGCTTACTTTCTGTGACATTGTTGAGCCTCCCTGCTTTAATATTGTTCAAGTTAATTTAATTGATCAGGGACTTAAACAGTCGTTGTTAAAACAGGGCATTGTTGGTGAAACGGGCACAGCACAGCTAGATTTTCGCCGATGTTAAACAATTCATTCTCTTTTTAGCTGGCCCAGTTGTGTCTTGTGTGCAAAGATACAGCGTGCTGCCCCCCACCGCTGACGATGAGGAGAAGGCTATGCTTCACAGAATGCTCAGAGTGGACCATGCTGGGGAATACGGGGCAAACCGAATTTATGCTGGCCAGATGGCGGTGCTGGGGCAGACGCAGACACGCCCACTCATACAGGTATAAGTCTCAGCTAGACCAAGACAGACTGCTTAACctacattacaaacacagaacacatttttCTGTGGCGGCCTATGGGATTAAGTAAATTATATCAGCCAATGGCTCGCACAGATGCTGCTTGGCAGAGATAGTCTCAGATTAGGCGCGTTAGTGATGTTGCAAGATAAGTGAAGATCCTAGTGGAAAATATGGAAAATTGATATTTTTGATGTAAATTGACAACTGTCTTTACAGGAAATGTGGGATCAGGAgaagaaacatttaaataagTTTAATGAAGTCCTTGCTGAAAACAGAGTGCGACCTACAGTATTACTGCCTCTGTGGAACATTGCAGGATTTGCTTTAGGTGAGCACacaccctcaacacacactactccaGTAGTACCACACAAACTTCTGTCCACGTCATGTCTGTGTGATTCCGCACCGGTGAGTCTACATGTTTTGTTCTATCACTTGTACCGTGACAGAATAACTAAAGAGTCACTAATTACTGTTCAAAACCATAAACAATACCCTTTTATGTTTAGTGGTTTTGGTCAGATATGAACAAGACTTCACACAAGACCCACTCATGCCACCAGGCCTCCCACTGGTCTCTCTGAAAGATAATACACAAAAAGTGTATCTGTACTGTCACTTGTGTTAATAATAACTCTACGTTCCGTTCCAGTGGAAGAAAACATGAGACAATGTTGTGTGAacctaactgtgtgtgtgtgtgtgtgtgtgtgttcaggagcTGGTTCAGCCTTGTTGGGGAAAGAGGGTGCAATGGCCTGCACAGTGGCAGTGGAGGAGAGCATCTCTGAGCACTATAACAGCCAGATCAGGGCTCTGATGGAGACTGACccagacaaatacacagagcTTCTGCAGGTGAGCTGTGTCCTGCAAAAGGCCGACCAACTCCAGTCTTATCCAGTAACCATAATCTCAACGAGCAGTTTTCACCGGATTGTAGCTGTAGCCTGGTTCTGAATCTTGAACATGCTGTTGAAGTGTCTGTTCCACAGGAGAACAAACAGTCACA is part of the Chanos chanos chromosome 13, fChaCha1.1, whole genome shotgun sequence genome and encodes:
- the LOC115826796 gene encoding 5-demethoxyubiquinone hydroxylase, mitochondrial-like, which gives rise to MLHRMLRVDHAGEYGANRIYAGQMAVLGQTQTRPLIQEMWDQEKKHLNKFNEVLAENRVRPTVLLPLWNIAGFALGAGSALLGKEGAMACTVAVEESISEHYNSQIRALMETDPDKYTELLQMIKEFRDDEMEHHDTGLEHDAESVPGYWLMKAVIQAGCKAAIYVSERI